A single window of Nicotiana sylvestris chromosome 5, ASM39365v2, whole genome shotgun sequence DNA harbors:
- the LOC138869408 gene encoding uncharacterized protein, with amino-acid sequence MDVEVCSNIKVVKYLYKYIYKGHDKIAFYVHDNDTNKEIDEIKEYQSARWVSPPKADWRLFSFSISEMYPSVYHLQLHLKGQQLVSFKGKTMCCNPANPKEIWKQFEEQCQKITKCYLMLKKKDIQYQVLNQINDILHSMGHNVNEYELIPEIVQLSILEKEAKEIFFERTIRVGEEDILLHKKLNTKQLKAYNVIIDQVFSKKPGAFFIDDPGGTGKTFLYHALLATIHSKGYIALAIATSSIAASILPGGRTAHSRLKIHIDIDENFSCNISKQSSTASLIRDAKLIVWDEVSMAKKRMLDIFDLLLKDLMDTNILFGGKLLFLEVTLDKLFQLFETGIKKILLVKVYYILPFGTNLKNCNYLKI; translated from the exons ATGGACGTTGAGGTTTGCTCTAACATAAAGGTTGTTAAATATCTTTACAAATATATTTATAAAGGACATGACAAAATTGCATTTTACGTACATGATAATGATacaaacaaagaaatagatgaaataAAGGAGTATCAATCTGCTAGATGGGTATCACCACCTAAAGCTGATTGGCGTTTATTTAGTTTCTCTATTAGTGAGATGTATCCAAGCGTTTATCATCTTCAATTACATCTTAAAGGGCAACAACTTGTTTCTTTTAAAGGCAAGACAA TGTGTTGTAATCCAGCTAATCCAAAAGAAATATGGAAACAATTTGAAGAGCAATGTCAGAAGATTACAAAGTGTTACCTAAtgttgaaaaaaaaagatatCCAATATCAAGTTTTAAATCAGATCAATGATATTTTACACTCTATGGGTCATAATGTAAATGAATATGAGCTTATCCCAGAAATCGTTCAACTATCTATACTGGAAAAAGAAGCGAAGGAGATATTCTTTGAAAGAACCATCAGGGTTGGTGAAGAAGATATACTGTTACACAAAAAACTGAACACAAAACAATTGAAAGCATACAATGTGATTATTGAccaagtattttccaagaaaccAGGAGCTTTCTTTATCGATGATCCAGGAGGGACTGGAAAAACTTTCTTATATCATGCTTTATTAGCGACTATTCATAGTAAAGGGTACATAGCTCTAGCAATTGCTACTTCTAGCATTGCTGCTTCAATTCTTCCAGGTGGGCGAACTGCACATTCACGTTTAAAAATACATATAGACATTGATGAAAATTTCAGCTGTAACATTAGCAAACAAAGCTCAACTGCAAGTCTGATTCGTGATGCAAAATTAATTGTATGGGATGAAGTATCTATGGCTAAAAAAAGAATGCTTGATATTTTTGACTTGCTCTTAAAAGATCTTATGGATACAAATATTCTATTTGGGGGAAAGTTGTTATTTTTGGAGGTGACTTTAGACAAACTCTTCCAGTTGTTCGAAACAGGAATAAAGAAGATTTTATTAGTGAAAGTTTACTATATTCTACCATTTGGGACGAACTTGAAAAATTGCAATTATCtgaaaatatga